The genomic stretch CGCGCGTGCCGAGCACGAAGCTTCGCGGAGGCGTGCACGAGGCTTCGCTGCGCGGGGCATTCTCGATTCGTCTGAAACAGGGATGGAGAGTCCATCGGGCAACGCCCGCTAATCGACGTTATGTGAACCCGATCCGACGAACCACGCCGTGACAGGCGGCGCGCTCCAGCTGGTCATCAGCTCGCTGCGGCGTGGCTTGCGATGCCGGCGACGATGGTGTCGAGCCCGGCGTCAAACGCCCGGATGAGTGGACCGAGTTCGTCGCCGGCGTGACGCAGCGGTGCCGCGGCGCCGAGCGCGGCACCGTGAACGAAGTCGACGACGAGCCAGACGTTGGGCTCAACGAGGTCAACGTCGATGCCGCTGTCGGCGACCGCATCGGTGAGGGGCGCGACGAGCGGCATGGCGCCGGCGGCGACGACCGGGTCAGCGAGCCCTGCGGCGACGAGGTCGCGGTTGACCACCACAACATCCCAGTACGCCTTCGCCCAGCCCCGCACCCGCACGTCCCATGGGTCATCCGCGGCGGGGAGCGTCATCGCCCCGACCGTGCGCGCCATCACGAGCGAGAGGAGCTCGCGCTTGCTGGCGACGTGGTGGTACACGGCCATCGGGTCGACGCCGAGCGCGGCACCGAGCCTGCGCATCGACAAGGCGGGCAGCCCCGCGTCGGCGATCAGCTCGCACGTCGTCTCGACGATCGCGTCAACCGTGAGCGGATCGGTTCTCTGCCGCGCCTGATTGCTCATCTCTACGCTGTAGAGTAGCTCGACTCTACGCCGTAGAACGAAAGGCTCGACGTGCATGAACGCCCGGAGGATCTCACCGCTCTGCAACACCTGATTGACGACGCCTACGCGAACGCCAGCGCTCACCTGCTCAGCATTCACGAACCCGAACGGCGGCTCAACGCCGCCGCCGTGGCCTCCACGCTGACCGGCATGCGCCTCCTCGTGCTTGCCACCACCACGCGCGATGGCCGGCCGATCACCGGGGCGGTCGACGGCGTGTTCTACCGCGGCCGCTTCCACTTCGGGTCGTCGCCCGACTCCGTGCGATTCCGACACATCCGAGAGCGGCCTGAAGTGAGCGCCACCCACCTGCCCGGCGAACACCTCGCGATCACAGTGCACGGGACGGCCGAGATGATCGACGTCGGCGCGCCCGAGCACGCCGAGTTCCGTGGCGGCGCGCTCCAGCTGGTCATCAGCTCGCTGCGGCGTGGCTTGCGATGCCGGCGACGATGGTGTCGAGCCCGGCGTCAAACGCCCGGATGAGTGGACCGAGTTCGTCGCCGGCGTGACGCAGCGGTGCCGCGGCGCCGAGCGCGGCACCGTGAACGAAGTCGACGACGAGCCAGACGTTGGGCTCAACGAGGTCAACGTCGATGCCGCTGTCGGCGACCGCATCGGTGAGGGGCGCGACGAGCGGCATGGCGCCGGCGGCGACGACCGGGTCAGCGAGCCCTGCGGCGACGAGGTCGCGGTTGACCACCACAACATCCCAGTACGCCTTCGCCCAGCCCCGCACCCGCACGTCCCATGGGTCATCCGCGGCGGGGAGCGTCATCGCCCCGACCGTGCGCGCCATCACGAGCGAGAGGAGCTCGCGCTTGCTGGCGACGTGGTGGTACACGGCCATCGGGTCGACGCCGAGCGCGGCACCGAGCCTGCGCATCGACAAGGCGGGCAGCCCCGCGTCGGCGATCAGCTCGCACGTCGTCTCGACGATCGCGTCAACCGTGAGCGGATCGGTTCTCTGCCGCGCCTGATTGCTCATCTCTACGCTGTAGAGTAGCTCGACTCTACGCCGTAGAACGAAAGGCTCGACGTGCATGAACGCCCGGAGGATCTCACCGCTCTGCAACACCTGATTGACGACGCCTACGCGAACGCCAGCGCTCACCTGCTCAGCATTCACGAACCCGAACGGCGGCTCAACGCCGCCGCCGTGGCCTCCACGCTGACCGGCATGCGCCTCCTCGTGCTTGCCACCACCACGCGCGATGGCCGGCCGATCACCGGGGCGGTCGACGGCGTGTTCTACCGCGGCCGCTTCCACTTCGGGTCGTCGCCCGACTCCGTGCGATTCCGACACATCCGAGAGCGGCCTGAAGTGAGCGCCACCCACCTGCCCGGCGAACACCTCGCGATCACAGTGCACGGGACGGCCGAGATGATCGACGTCGGCGCGCCCGAGCACGCCGAGTTCCGTCAAACCCTCCTCGACATCTACCTGCCCCGGTATGGAGACGCGTGGCTCCCGATCCTCGAAGGCGGCACCTTCGCCCGCATCCACCCGCGCCGGATGTTCACCTTCGCAATGTCTGAGGCCGCGTAGCGGCGCTCACACTGCGGGTCGCAGCCAGATCGTGTTGACGATGTCGAGAACCATCCCCCGGCTCCGCTCACCGGGTAGAGGGCCACGACAGGCGCGGCCCACGACATCCGGAGACCGCGATGCACGCCAGGACCACCCGTCGCTCCACCGACTCCCAAGAAGGGAAGGTCATGGACCAGCAAGAGATCGGAGGCCGTTCATGACCGTCCTACGCTTGGAGCACATCGGCATCGTCGTCGACGACCTCGCGGCGGCGATCGCGTTCTTCGTTGCACTCGGGCTCGAATTGGAGGGCGAGGCGTCCGTCGAGGGGAGCTCGGTGGATCGCATCAACGGTCTGGAGGGCGTGCGGGCGGATATCGCGATGCTGCGGACCCCGGACGGCAACGGCAAGGTCGAGTTGGCCCGGTACCGCTCGCCCTCATACGCGGGCGGCGATCAGCCGGCACCGGCCAACGCGCCGGGCATCCGCCACATCCTCTTCGTCGTCGACGACATCGAGGCCTCCCTCGACGACCTTCGAGCGCACGGCGGCGAGCTGGTGGGCGACCTGGAGAACTACGCCAACAGCTACCGGCTCTGCTACGTCCGCGGCCCGGCAGGGATCATCGTCGAGCTGGCGGAGAAGATCGGCTGATGGGCGTCCCATTGTTCGGTCAGCAGCACGTCGACCGATACCGCGAGACCGGCGGCGAGGAAGGTCACGACCGGCAGGGCACCACGGTGCTGCTGCTCACCACCACCGTGCGCAAGTCGGGTGCCCAGCGGGCCACGCCCCTGATCTTACGAAGAAGGGCTGAGGGAGGCCCTGTCAGGGGGTGACTGGCAGGCCCCCTTTGGCCCGTGGCAGCGGGGGTACTGTGGTTCTCGTGGACCCCGCCAGAGACATCGCCGAGTTCCTCACCTCGCGCCGCGCTCGGGTCACCCCCGAGCAGGTCGGCCTGCGTACCTACGGGCCGCGCCGGGTGAAGGGCCTGCGCCGTGAGGAGGTCGCATCGCTGGCCGGCGTCAGCGTCGACTACTACAAGCGCCTGGAGCGCGGAAACGCCAGCGGCGTCTCCGATGGCGTCCTGGAGGCCCTGGCCGAGGCGCTGCTCCTGGACGCGGCCGAGCGCGCGCATCTGCACGACCTCGCTCGCGCCGTGAACCCGGTTGCGCCCAAGCGGCGGCGGCCCGGCCCGCAGCGCGTGCGCCCGGTGGTGCAGCAGATCGTCGATGGCATGAGCGCACCCGCGATCGTCCGCGGCAGCCGCCTGGACTACCTGTCGGCGAACGCGCTGGGGCGCGCCTTGTACGCGCCCGTGTTCGAGAGCGTCGAGCAGCCGGCCAACAGCGCCCGCTTCACCTTCCTGGACCCGGCCGCCCGCGAGTTCTACGTCGACTGGGAGCGCACGGCCAAGGACCTTGTCGCGCACCTGCGCTCGCTGGTCGGTCAGAACCCCTTCGACAAGGCTCTGTCGGACCTCGTCGGCGAACTGGCCACGCGCAGCCCCGAGTTCGCCGCCTGGTGGGCGGCGCACAACGTTCGCTACCACCAGACCGGCACCAAGCGCCTGCGCCATCCGCTCGTGGGCGAGCTCGAGCTGTCCTACGAGGTCATGGACCTGGCGGGCGACTCCGGCCTGACGATCGCCGCCTATGGGGTCGAACCCGGCAGCCGCTCCGCCCAGGCGCTTGATCTGCTCGCCAGCTGGGCCGCGACCCTCGACCACGCGATCACCCAGGAGCACTGAACACGATGCACATCACCCGCGCGACGACCGTGCCGACGCAGAAGGGCTCGGCCGAGTGGTTCACCGGCGACGTCTACATCGACGCCGCCGCGGCCCCGGTGGGCGACTCCGCGTTCGCGGCCGCCAACGTCCACTTCACCCCCGGCGCCCGCACCGCCTGGCACACCCACCCCAACGGGCAGACGATCTTCGTCACCGAGGGCATCGGCCGCTGTCAGCGCGAAGGCGGCCCCCTCGAGACCCTCCGGCCGGGCGACCGCGTCTTCTTCGAGCCCGGTGAGAACCACTGGCACGGCGCCGCGCCCGACCGCTTCATGGTCCACGTGGCCATGCAGCAGAACGACGGGTCCGGCTCCGCCGTCACCTGGGGCGAGCACGTCGACGATCAGCAGTACCGCGCCGCCCCGGCCGACGGCGCCTGAACCCAAGGAGAACCTCATGGAGTACCGGCCCCTTGGACGCACCGGCGTCCAGGTCTCACCGCTCTGCCTCGGCACGATGATGTTCGGCGCCTGGGGCAACCCCGACCACGACGACTCGATCCGCGTCATCCATGCCGCGCTGGACGCCGGGGTCAACTTCGTCGACACCGCCGACGTCTACTCGGCCGGCGAGTCCGAGGAGATCGTCGGCAAGGCGCTCAAGGGCCGCCGCGACGACGTCGTCCTCGCCACGAAGTTCTTCATGCCCATGGGCGACGACCCCAACCGCCGCGGCGGGTCGCGGCGCTGGATCATCAGCGAGGTCGAGAACAGCCTGCGCCGGCTGGGCACCGATTGGATCGACCTCTATCAGGTCCACCGCCCGTCGCCCGACATCGACGTCGAGGAGACCCTCGGCGCGCTGACCGACCTCGTGCGCCAGGGCAAGGTCCGCTCCATCGGCTCGTCCTCCTACGCGGGCAGCCAGATCGTCGAGGCCCAGTGGGTGGCCCGGGATCGGGGCCTGGAGCGCTTCCGCACCGAGCAGCCGCCCTATTCGATGCTCGTGCGGGGCATCGAGCTCGACGTCCTGCCCACCGCCCAGCGCCATGGCATGGGCATCCTCACCTACAGCCCGCTCTCGGGCGGCTGGCTGTCGGGCAACTGGAGCGCCGGCAGCTCACCCACCTCCCCCGTCCGCCAACGCCTGGCCAAGCGCTTCGACATGGCGCTGCCCGAGAACCGGCGCAAGCTCGACGCCGTCCAGCAGCTCGCGCAGGTCGCCGACCAAGCCGGGCTCTCGTTGATCGAGCTGGCCATCGCCTTCGTCGCCAACCATCCCGCGGTGACCTCCGCGATCATCGGCCCGCGCACCATGGAGCAACTGGAGAGCCAGCTCCCCGCCGCCGACGTCGTGCTCGACACCGCGACGCTGGACCGCATCGACGAGATCGTCGCGCCCGGCGTCACGCTCAACCCCGCCGACCACAGCTACGGCGAGCAGGTCCTCCAGCCGGCCCTGCGTCGGCGCTGAGAGGAGACCACCGCAACCGCGACGCTCCAGCGGCAAGCAATCGACAATCCGAGCGAAGAGGCTGAACCATGACGTCGGAGACCGTCCCTGCCCTGTCCCTCAACAACGGCGTGACGATGCCTGCCCTCGGGTTAGGCGTCTTCCAGAGCCCGCCCCAGGAGACCGCCGCGGCCGTCGAGACCGCGCTGCGCGAGGGCTACCGGCACGTCGACACGGCCGCGGCCTACGGCAATGAACGCGAGGTCGGCGAGGCGGTCCGCGCCTCGGGTCTGGACCGCTCCGAGGTGTTCCTGGAGACGAAGATCTGGATCTCCGACTACGGCTACGACGAGACGCTGCACGGGTTCGAGAAGAGCGCGGGCAAGCTCGGCGTCGAGCAGATCGACCTGCTGATCCTCCACCAGGCGCTGCCTTCGGCGTTCGACCGCACGCTGGAGGCGTACCGGGCGCTTGAGACGCTCCTGGCCGACGGCAAGGTCCGTGCGATCGGCGTCAGCAACTTCATGGTCGATCACCTCACCCGCCTGCTCGAGCACGCCTCGGTCGTCCCGGCGGTCAACCAGATCGAGCAGCACCCCTACTTCGCCCAGAGGGACGTCGAGAGCTTCGGCCGGGAGCACGGCATCCTCGCTCAGGCGTGGTCTCCGATCGGCGGCATCACCTTCTACCGAGACGGCGAGCACACGAGCACCCTCGACGATCCCGTCATCACGGCGATCGCCGAGGCGCACGGCAAGTCGGCCGCACAGGCGATGCTTCGCTGGGGCCTGCAGCACGGCCGCAGTGTCATCCCGAAGTCCACCAACCCGCAGCGCATCGCCGAGAACATCGACGTCTTCGACTTCGAGCTCTCCGCCGAGCAGATGGCCGCCATCGACGGGCTTGACACGGGCCACCGCGGCGGCCCCGAGCCCGACGAGGTCACGCTCGAGGCATTCGGTCGCGACATCCCAGAAGCCTGAGCGCACTGCCCACGTCGCGGCCCATGCGCAGCGCCTCGGTGCTCTCGAGTTCCCGCGTGTCGCCGGCGCTCGGTCAACCGAACGGCGCCATCCGGATGCTCAGGTCGGTGGCGGCGAAGCGGTGCACGTACCACGCCCGGCCGCGAGGGACCTGCTTGGCCTCCGCGCGCCACAGCGCGGCGAATTCGCGCTTGAAGCCCAGCCGCGGGAACTGCTCGACCACGCGCCTGCGGACCGCGTCGGGGATCTCGTTGCTGCGCAAGCCGAAGACGTCGACTGCGGCGCCGGCGGACATGAGATAGGCCTCGGAGCCGGACTCAAGGCCGACACCGGGGGTGTGATGCATGGCGATGGCGTTGGTCACCACCTCCCGGCTGTCGGCGGGCACTCCGTGGCGGTCGGCGAACTGGCGGGCCAGCGCCGCGCTGCGCACGGTGAAGTCGACGTGCGGGACGGGGCTTGGAAGCCCGGTGTCGTGGAACATCGCGGCGAGGTACAGCAACTCACGGTCGAACGAGATCCCGCGGAGTGCGGCGATGGCGGCTGCCCAGGCGTAGGCACGATGGGAGTGGTTGCGCAGCACCGGTGCGAGGAGGTCCTCGGCGGCCTCCTGCGCGTCTCGGGCCAGCGACGAGTCCGGGGGCGCAAGGCGCGCCGGTTCGATGGTGGCGCGGCGGCCCGAGTGCACGCGCAGGGCCATCGCCAACAGGCCGGCCAGGATGCCGAGCTCTCCGCGCAGCAGCGGCGGGGCCAGCGTCACGCACTCGCGGGCGGTGAGCACGCCGCCCGTGCGCTCGGTCCATCCGATCGACCCGAGCGGGTCGCTGGAGCCTGCGCGGCCGCCGCGATCGCCGGTGGTGGTCGTGGACATCGGTCGATCTTAGGCGCCGCCCCGCCCGGCGGGCCCGAGATCAGGTGGCGGTTCAGGGTGGCTCCCCGATGGCGGGCCGGTGGGCGCGGCGAGACGCTTGATCCATGTGCTCCACCGCCCTCCCCCGCCACGCCGATCGTCCGCGAGATCCCTCGCCCCGCACCTACGCCCGACCGGACCGGCTCGACCTGGTGAGAGACGTCGGCGGATTCATGAAGCGCTGGACGATCCGTCGCCCGAGCTCGTACGACTGCTGCTTCTCATCGACCAAGGAGCTCGGCGTATGCTGGCGCCATGGGGCTGCTACGCAAGCGGGCTGACGGACCCGGAGGCGAGCGGTTTCTCATGCGCGAGAAGCTGCTGTCCATCGGCGATGACTTCTGGATCGAGAACGACCAGGGCGAACGCGCGTACAAGGTCAACGGAAAGGCGTTCCGCATCCGGAGGACCTTCGTGCTCGAGGACACCTCGGGACACGAGGTGGCGCGGATCCAGGAGCGCAAGCTCAGCATCCGCGACAAGATCGCCATCGAGCGCGGAGGCGACACCGCCGCGACCGTCCACAAGGCGCTCGTCGGGCTCCGAGATCGCTTCGCCATCGACGTCGAGCATGGCGCCGACATGAAGGCACACGGAAACGTGGTCGACCACGAGTACGAGATCGAGCGCGACGGCGACACCATCGCCACGATCTCCAAGAAGTGGTTCCGCGTGCGCGAGTCCTACGGCGTCGACGTCGCCGCCGGCGAGGACGCCCCGCTCATCCTCGCGATCACTGTCGCCATCGACTCGCTGACCACCCGCGACTGAACTCGGCGCGACCCCACGCCGCTGCGTCGCGCGTGTAGGAAGCGCGGTCGCGAGTTCGGAGCATGGCTGCTCCCGTCTCCTGCCCGGAGCAGCCGCGAGCAGTCGGATGGCGGCTCTGGGCGCCGTCGGAGGAAGGCGGTCCTGGTCGGCCGTCCTTGGATCCGCGCGCGATACTTGTCGCATGACCCTCTGGCTGGCGGTCGTGGGCGCGTTCCTCGTCGGCGTGGGCGTCGCGCACGCTGTATCCGTGCGCCGCTACTCGCCGAGCCATGTGGTCGGGGAGATCGCGGTGCGGGGCCGGGGCCTGTTCTTCAGCCGGACCGCGGATGGGACCTGGTGGAGGCTTCGGCTCCGCGCGCGTCGCTGCAGCACGACGTATCCGGCTGACTGGGGTGACGCGCCGCCCGACAGCGGCGTTCGGGAGCCGCGGCGCCCGCGAGGACCCGGACCGCTCGACGCTGCCTCCGCCCTGGAGCCGCCGGACTGCTGAGCGGCGGCGAGCGTTGAGCGGCCTCGCGGCAGTCAACCGCCGGGGCTGAGCCCGGCGGCGGCGAGCGCCTCTCGACGATCTGGTAGACGACGTCGCGGCGCGCGAAGGTCTCCCACGCCTCGCGCACCGGCTGGACGTCGCTGACGGTCACGCCCCGAGCCTCCCCCGGTGCTCCCCGCCGGCCAAGCGCGGAACCGCCGCGAGGATCCGCTCCGCGACCGCCTCGGGGCGCTGTCCGTCGGTGCTGAGCACGAGGTCGACGCCGGCCAGGTCCGGCATGCTGGTCGCCAGCGCCTGCGCGTGCTGAACGAGCGCCTGGAGGCCCGACCAGCTGGCGGGCTCCCGCTCGGTGATGCGCGCGGCCAGGGTCGCGGGGTTCGCCTCCAGCCGCGCCAGGAAGACCTGGTCGGCGCCGACGGCCGCCAGCAGTCCGGCGACGTCGTCGTCGGTCTCAAGGGTCTGGGCGAGCAGCAGCAGACGGTGGCCGGCGTCTCGCAACAGCTCGCAGTGGACGCGGACGTGGCGCAGCCACTGCTCATCGCTCAGGGCCGGGTGCGTCCAGACCACCGACTCGACCTCGACGGCCGCGTGCGCGATGTCGTGGTCTGAGAGCGCGTCCGACAGCGCCGTCAACACCGCGCTCTTTCCCGCGCCCGGCGGGCCGGTGATCACGACGACCAGCACGGGCCGCGGAGCGCCTCGGCTGCCCCGTCCCGGTCGTGCATCAAGCCGACACCTTCCGCGCTCGCTCGAGCGCCGCGAGCACCCACTCATCGGCGGGCATGCCCCGCAGCCCACCGGGCGTGGCAAACAACCGGCACTTCAACCCGAAGTCCGTCCGCTCGCCCGCACCCGGCTCGACGTCCTCACCGTCGACGCGCACCGTCGGGGAACCGAGGAACCGTTCCCGCTCGGCCGCCGCCGCGTCCTCCACCCGCACGAGCTCGACGTCCTCGCCCGCACCGACGGACTCCAGCAACTCGCGCAGGTGCGGCAACAGCGCGCGGTGGTTCGGGCATCCATCGAAGAACAGGACCTCGACCTTCACCGCCACCGACGGTAGCGCGAGCGGCTGCGCGCGCACTCTTCGAGCACGGGCGGCGGGAGGCTCGGCCGGCATGAGGGTCGGCTCCTCCATGCCGAGACCTTCTCGGGCGTGCGCCGGTGGGGCTCAGTCGACGTCGACGGAGCCGATCACCTCGCCGTAGGGGAACAGGAAGTCGAGCCGGTCGCTCCGCGCGCCGATCACCTCGACCGGGCCGAGGATCGAGAGGGCGTCCTGCGGGCCGTCGTGCAGCCGTAGCGTGCCGGTGCCGGGGCGCGTCTCGTACGTCGTCCCCTCGGACACGTCGACGGAGATGACCTCGGCGCGGGCCGGCGCGCCCGCGGTCGCGGGAACCTGGCGCACCTGCAGATATGGCGCGTCGTCGCGCACGCCGAAGATGTCGGGCCAGGCTGCGCCGCCCTCGTCCCCGTCCGCCTCGGAGAAGTCCGCGTCGATGATCAGATGGCCCTTGCGATGGCACTCGAGATGCAGGCCGCCGTCGCGCTCCTCCCAGACGAACGCGCCCATCTTCTTCGGCCACGCCCAGAGCTCGCGGCCGACCGCCATGCCCATGTCGTCGTCGATGTACTCGAGCGTGCAATGGCCGCCGACGGTCCCGTCATACGAGACCGGGATGCCGAACTCCACGACGTGGACGTCGCGGTGCGGGGTCGCCCCCTTCGCGTCGACCTCGTCGGCCAGCAGCCAGCCGACGTGGAAGACGTCGCCGAGCGCCTCGAGTGGCGCGGGCACGAGGGTTGCGAGCACGCCTTCGGGGGCCCGGCAGAGGAAGCCGACGCTCGTACACCCGTGGAACGCATGTGGCGGCTCGCCGTACAGCGGCGTCCACGTCGGGAGGTCGTAGAAGACGCGTGCGGGAGTGCTCACGGCATTACTCGATTCGACTCGACTTGGGTTGACGTACTATTGCCGAAGCGACGACGCCATGTCAATCGAGGCCGAAATCCCCCGTGGGGGCGCATCGCTGCGCCGCCTTCCGCTGCAAGCCCGCAGCCGCGAGAAGGTTCAGCGGATCCTGGACGCGGCGGCCGTCCTGCTCATCGAGATCGGATACAACGCCGCGGTCGAGTCGCCGGCGCTGCTGATCGCCCGCGCCGAAGTGACCCAAGGCACCTTCTACACGTACTTCCCCAACTGCGAGGCAGCGATGGAGATGCTCAGCCTCAAGCAGCTCGACCGCGCGGTCGCGATCGTCGACGATGTCGCCGGCGCGCCCCACGCCTCGTGGGAGGACGCCTCGGACGCGCTGCTCGACGCGTTCGCCGGTTTCTACGCCGACCCCGTCGTGCGCGAGCTGTGGCTCAACCACCACCTGACCGAGCGCGCGCTCGTGCTCGAGGACGAGGCGAACGACTACATCTCCGGGCGGACGGCCGAGCTCGTCGAGCGGCTCTCGGGCGGCGCGTTGCGCGGCGACGCGCGGCGCAGCCGGGTCGCGACGGACATCGGCGATCAGCTGCTCCGGCTCGCGTTCCGCGGCGACCCGGCCGGCGACCCGGCGCTCATCGAGGAGGCCCGGGTCGCGATCCGCTGCTACATCGCGAGCTGGGACCGTCCGGTCGGGGCGACCGGGCCCGGGTCGTGAACCGAACGGCACGTCGCGGCACGACGTGCCGGCGTTGCGGCGCAGACGCGACCCGGATTCGCGGCCGGCCGGATCGGGCACGCCACGTCGCAGGGTCGGCGATCCATACCGCGCAGGAGGCACGATGAAGATCCGGGCTTTGGTCGTCGAGGAGAAGGATGCCCCGTTCGAGGTGCAGGAGATCGACCTGGCCGAGCCCGGCCGCGGTGAGGTGCTGGTCCGCATCGTCGCCGCGGGCGTCTGTCACACCGACGCGATCACCCGCGCGGGTGACATGCCGATGCCGTTTCCGGCGGTCCTCGGTCACGAGGGCGCCGGCATCGTGGAGAAGGTCGGCGCCGGCGTCGCCCAGTTCACGCCCGGCGACAAGGTCATCCTGGGCTGGGCGTTCTGCGGCGAGTGTCGCAACTGCCTGGATGGACAACCGCGCTACTGCCTGCGCACGGGCGAGGCGCTGGTGTCCGGCCGCCGCTTCAAGGGCGAGCTGCGGGGCCAGAGCGCGTACTCGCGCAACGGCACGCCGATCAACGGTCATTTCTTCGGCCAGTCGTCGTTCGCCACGCACTCGATCGTGTTGGCCGACGCGCTCGTCAGGGCGCCCGACGACGCGCCGCTGGAGCTGTTGGGCCCGCTGGCCTGCGGTCTGGCCACCGGCGCCGGCGCAGTCCTCAACGAGGCGCGTCCCCGCTTGGGCGACTCGATCCTCGTCGCCGGCGTCGGAGCTGTCGGCCTGGCCGCGATCATGGCCGCGCGCAACTCGGGCGTCACGAGGATCATCGCCGCC from Capillimicrobium parvum encodes the following:
- a CDS encoding NAD(P)-dependent alcohol dehydrogenase yields the protein MKIRALVVEEKDAPFEVQEIDLAEPGRGEVLVRIVAAGVCHTDAITRAGDMPMPFPAVLGHEGAGIVEKVGAGVAQFTPGDKVILGWAFCGECRNCLDGQPRYCLRTGEALVSGRRFKGELRGQSAYSRNGTPINGHFFGQSSFATHSIVLADALVRAPDDAPLELLGPLACGLATGAGAVLNEARPRLGDSILVAGVGAVGLAAIMAARNSGVTRIIAADLHDSRLELASELGATDTIDSGATDIVEEVARLTGSTVDYAFDCTGVIPVIETLAETVGMRGTLVLVGGAPANARFSLDHLRTLWGKRVIGVLGGGGRSGQLIPALVELYQQGRFPFDRLVKYYEMDEVEQALADSHSGGVIKPILRSASS
- a CDS encoding TetR/AcrR family transcriptional regulator codes for the protein MSIEAEIPRGGASLRRLPLQARSREKVQRILDAAAVLLIEIGYNAAVESPALLIARAEVTQGTFYTYFPNCEAAMEMLSLKQLDRAVAIVDDVAGAPHASWEDASDALLDAFAGFYADPVVRELWLNHHLTERALVLEDEANDYISGRTAELVERLSGGALRGDARRSRVATDIGDQLLRLAFRGDPAGDPALIEEARVAIRCYIASWDRPVGATGPGS